The Pontiella desulfatans sequence CGAAAAGCTGACCGGACGCGAGCGCGAGGTGCTCCAGCTCCTCGCCGAGGGCAACTCCACCAAGGAGGCGGCCGAGAAGCTTTGCCTCAGCGTCCCCACCATCCATACCCACCGCCAGCACGTCATGGAAAAGCTCGGCGCCCGCAGCATTGCCGACCTCGTCCGCTACGCCATCCGCGAGGGCATCATCTCGGCGGATTGCTAGCGTATTGCCCACCGCATCATATTTTTTATGACCCGCTTTCATAGCCGGTGCGATATGCATTGCCCCTTGCAGGTGCTTACCTCGTACGATGAAAACGATACATGTTGCTCAATTAGGGACGCCGGGCCGGCAATGGAAGGCCTGGGAGGATGCGCTTTCGGAGGCGGAATTCGATGTTCGTTCCGTGGACCCGCTCGCGATGGAACGGCTGACCGGTTGCACCCGTCCGGGCGATACCGTGTTGTTCGACGGCCTGTTGCCGAACCTGTCCAGGCATATCCGGCACACCTGCGCGCGGTGTCCGGAGGTTAATATTATTGTGGCCACCGAGGTGGATTCCTTTGCCATCCGGTATGAAGTCATGCATTTGAATGGGGCCATCTATGTCTCCGGGCCCACGAGCCCGGATCGGTTCGTCGAGCGCGTCCGTTCGATGATTCAGCGCGAATGCTTCTCCGATGCCGTGTGACATCACCCGTTTTTTCCGAGGCAAATGTTCGCCGGCCCAGTCAAATGGACTGGGTGGGAGGGAGGAACCGAAAGCCCCCTGGCGGAAGAAGCTTCCGCCAGGGGGTGAATTCAAGGATGCGTATCCGCATATCCCGCCGCGCCGTAGCGAAGCCCTGCGGCAGGTCATACTTTTTATGAGAGGCTTTCATGCCCCACATGATTTCCCGGAACCCTGATCTGTGGTTTCCTTTCTAAATGGCCAGGATAAATATAGCGCAATTGGGGCAACCCTCCACGCAATGGAGCGCATGGGTGCGGGAGCTTGAGCGGGGTGGTTTTCAAATCAGCTCGTTCAGTCCGCTGGCCATCGAGTTGCAGCGGTTCGATGCCCGTGCCGGCGATGTGGTTCTGTTCCATGGGCGCTTCCCGGATTTGCCAAAGCTCATTGCCGACACCTGCACGCGGAATCCCGAAGCGCATATTGTGGTCGCCAACGAGCTTGATGCCTCGGCGTTTCAGGTTGCAACACGGACGGGGAACGAAACCATCCATATTTCCGGGCCGCTCACCCCCTCCGGATTTGTCGAAATCATTCGCAAGATGCTCGCGAACGAAAAAGTCGCCGTTGCCTAGCAACCCAACGCGCTTGCCCTCCACACATCCCCTCTATATGGACGCAAAAAACTGCGCTCCTTTGCTATTTGTAATATTTTTCTTGCAGGCAGTGCGGTTTGTTGTAGTTTATCGCAAATGAGCACGGGAGGTGCTAAAATGCACGAAATTATGACAATCGAAGAAGTGGCCGCATATCTGCGCGTTTCCGAGCGTACGGTCTACGACTGGGCGCAAAAGGGCGACCTGCCCGGTGGCAAGCTTGGAACCACGTGGCGGTTCAAGCGCGAAGATGTCGAAAACTGGGTCAATTCCCGGATTTCCACGAAACCGGCCTCCTCCATCATTGGCGGTGTCACCAGCAGTGCCACGCTAACGGCCGAGCGCGTCGTGATTATTGAAGAAACCGACAAGGACACCGTCCTGCGCCAATTGGTCGACCTGTTGGCGGAATCGCCTTTTGTCCATAACCGCGCCGAGCTGCTCAAAGGCATCTTCGCCCGGGAGGAGCTGATGAGCACCGGGATCGGTTTTGGCATCGGTGTCCCCCACGTGCGCATCGATTCGGTCTCCGACCTCGTGATGGCCGTGGCCGTGTGCAAGCGGCCGATCTCAGGCTATTCCTCGCTCGACAACGAACCGGTTCATATTGTCTGCATGCTCGCCGCCCGTTCCGACCAGCACGCGAAATACATCCGGACCCTTTCCGCCGTCAGCAGCCGCCTGAAGGATGCCGCAACGCGGGAGCGGATCATTGCATCCGACGATCCCGCCTTCATCCAT is a genomic window containing:
- a CDS encoding PTS sugar transporter subunit IIA; translated protein: MHEIMTIEEVAAYLRVSERTVYDWAQKGDLPGGKLGTTWRFKREDVENWVNSRISTKPASSIIGGVTSSATLTAERVVIIEETDKDTVLRQLVDLLAESPFVHNRAELLKGIFAREELMSTGIGFGIGVPHVRIDSVSDLVMAVAVCKRPISGYSSLDNEPVHIVCMLAARSDQHAKYIRTLSAVSSRLKDAATRERIIASDDPAFIHSQLISE
- a CDS encoding response regulator transcription factor — its product is MKTIHVAQLGTPGRQWKAWEDALSEAEFDVRSVDPLAMERLTGCTRPGDTVLFDGLLPNLSRHIRHTCARCPEVNIIVATEVDSFAIRYEVMHLNGAIYVSGPTSPDRFVERVRSMIQRECFSDAV